The Channa argus isolate prfri chromosome 14, Channa argus male v1.0, whole genome shotgun sequence genome includes a window with the following:
- the mpz gene encoding myelin protein P0 isoform X2: MLTFLALASVVLLGIVPEQSQAIVIYTGWERHGLVGSEIRLSCSFFSWRWTSEDVTFSWTYRPDGARDSISIFHYTGGVAYVDNKGPFRDRVEFVGNPSRRDGSILIKNLEFGDNGTFTCDAKNPPDIVGRPSSVRLLVFEQVPIQAGVITGAIIGVVLGLLVLIVVIYYLMRFLVARRVFSLSVSKHGKKKKEGSQQRQGPAPPADPSKIKV; encoded by the exons ATGCTGACGTTTTTGGCGCTGGCGTCGGTTGTCCTCCTGggaatag TGCCCGAACAGTCCCAGGCCATAGTGATTTACACCGGGTGGGAACGCCACGGCTTGGTGGGCTCTGAGATCCGGCTGTCCTGTTCCTTCTTCTCCTGGCGCTGGACCTCGGAGGATGTCACCTTTTCCTGGACATACAGGCCTGATGGCGCCCGGGACAGCATCTCT ATCTTCCACTACACCGGTGGTGTTGCCTATGTCGACAACAAAGGCCCGTTCAGGGACCGGGTGGAGTTTGTGGGGAACCCCAGTCGCCGTGATGGCTCCATCCTGATCAAGAACCTGGAGTTCGGCGACAACGGCACCTTCACCTGTGATGCCAAGAACCCCCCTGACATAGTGGGCCGCCCCTCCAGCGTCCGCCTGCTGGTGTTCGAGCAAG TGCCCATCCAGGCCGGTGTGATCACGGGCGCCATCATCGGGGTGGTGCTGGGCTTGCTGGTGCTCATCGTGGTCATCTACTACCTGATGAGGTTCCTGGTGGCGCGCCGTGTCTTCAGCCTCAGTGTCAG CAAACatggcaagaaaaagaaagagggatCACAGCAGAGACAG GGCCCCGCGCCTCCCGCCGACCCCTCCAAG ATAAAGGTCTGA
- the mpz gene encoding myelin protein P0 isoform X4, which translates to MLTFLALASVVLLGIVPEQSQAIVIYTGWERHGLVGSEIRLSCSFFSWRWTSEDVTFSWTYRPDGARDSISIFHYTGGVAYVDNKGPFRDRVEFVGNPSRRDGSILIKNLEFGDNGTFTCDAKNPPDIVGRPSSVRLLVFEQVPIQAGVITGAIIGVVLGLLVLIVVIYYLMRFLVARRVFSLSVSKHGKKKKEGSQQRQIKV; encoded by the exons ATGCTGACGTTTTTGGCGCTGGCGTCGGTTGTCCTCCTGggaatag TGCCCGAACAGTCCCAGGCCATAGTGATTTACACCGGGTGGGAACGCCACGGCTTGGTGGGCTCTGAGATCCGGCTGTCCTGTTCCTTCTTCTCCTGGCGCTGGACCTCGGAGGATGTCACCTTTTCCTGGACATACAGGCCTGATGGCGCCCGGGACAGCATCTCT ATCTTCCACTACACCGGTGGTGTTGCCTATGTCGACAACAAAGGCCCGTTCAGGGACCGGGTGGAGTTTGTGGGGAACCCCAGTCGCCGTGATGGCTCCATCCTGATCAAGAACCTGGAGTTCGGCGACAACGGCACCTTCACCTGTGATGCCAAGAACCCCCCTGACATAGTGGGCCGCCCCTCCAGCGTCCGCCTGCTGGTGTTCGAGCAAG TGCCCATCCAGGCCGGTGTGATCACGGGCGCCATCATCGGGGTGGTGCTGGGCTTGCTGGTGCTCATCGTGGTCATCTACTACCTGATGAGGTTCCTGGTGGCGCGCCGTGTCTTCAGCCTCAGTGTCAG CAAACatggcaagaaaaagaaagagggatCACAGCAGAGACAG ATAAAGGTCTGA
- the mpz gene encoding myelin protein P0 isoform X3, with protein MLTFLALASVVLLGIVPEQSQAIVIYTGWERHGLVGSEIRLSCSFFSWRWTSEDVTFSWTYRPDGARDSISIFHYTGGVAYVDNKGPFRDRVEFVGNPSRRDGSILIKNLEFGDNGTFTCDAKNPPDIVGRPSSVRLLVFEQVPIQAGVITGAIIGVVLGLLVLIVVIYYLMRFLVARRVFSLSVSKHGKKKKEGSQQRQLWTPPPLTCYPLP; from the exons ATGCTGACGTTTTTGGCGCTGGCGTCGGTTGTCCTCCTGggaatag TGCCCGAACAGTCCCAGGCCATAGTGATTTACACCGGGTGGGAACGCCACGGCTTGGTGGGCTCTGAGATCCGGCTGTCCTGTTCCTTCTTCTCCTGGCGCTGGACCTCGGAGGATGTCACCTTTTCCTGGACATACAGGCCTGATGGCGCCCGGGACAGCATCTCT ATCTTCCACTACACCGGTGGTGTTGCCTATGTCGACAACAAAGGCCCGTTCAGGGACCGGGTGGAGTTTGTGGGGAACCCCAGTCGCCGTGATGGCTCCATCCTGATCAAGAACCTGGAGTTCGGCGACAACGGCACCTTCACCTGTGATGCCAAGAACCCCCCTGACATAGTGGGCCGCCCCTCCAGCGTCCGCCTGCTGGTGTTCGAGCAAG TGCCCATCCAGGCCGGTGTGATCACGGGCGCCATCATCGGGGTGGTGCTGGGCTTGCTGGTGCTCATCGTGGTCATCTACTACCTGATGAGGTTCCTGGTGGCGCGCCGTGTCTTCAGCCTCAGTGTCAG CAAACatggcaagaaaaagaaagagggatCACAGCAGAGACAG CTCTGGACACCGCCCCCCCTCACTTGCTACCCCCTCCCCTAA
- the mpz gene encoding myelin protein P0 isoform X1: protein MLTFLALASVVLLGIVPEQSQAIVIYTGWERHGLVGSEIRLSCSFFSWRWTSEDVTFSWTYRPDGARDSISIFHYTGGVAYVDNKGPFRDRVEFVGNPSRRDGSILIKNLEFGDNGTFTCDAKNPPDIVGRPSSVRLLVFEQVPIQAGVITGAIIGVVLGLLVLIVVIYYLMRFLVARRVFSLSVSKHGKKKKEGSQQRQGPAPPADPSKVKAAASEKKKQESRKDKK from the exons ATGCTGACGTTTTTGGCGCTGGCGTCGGTTGTCCTCCTGggaatag TGCCCGAACAGTCCCAGGCCATAGTGATTTACACCGGGTGGGAACGCCACGGCTTGGTGGGCTCTGAGATCCGGCTGTCCTGTTCCTTCTTCTCCTGGCGCTGGACCTCGGAGGATGTCACCTTTTCCTGGACATACAGGCCTGATGGCGCCCGGGACAGCATCTCT ATCTTCCACTACACCGGTGGTGTTGCCTATGTCGACAACAAAGGCCCGTTCAGGGACCGGGTGGAGTTTGTGGGGAACCCCAGTCGCCGTGATGGCTCCATCCTGATCAAGAACCTGGAGTTCGGCGACAACGGCACCTTCACCTGTGATGCCAAGAACCCCCCTGACATAGTGGGCCGCCCCTCCAGCGTCCGCCTGCTGGTGTTCGAGCAAG TGCCCATCCAGGCCGGTGTGATCACGGGCGCCATCATCGGGGTGGTGCTGGGCTTGCTGGTGCTCATCGTGGTCATCTACTACCTGATGAGGTTCCTGGTGGCGCGCCGTGTCTTCAGCCTCAGTGTCAG CAAACatggcaagaaaaagaaagagggatCACAGCAGAGACAG GGCCCCGCGCCTCCCGCCGACCCCTCCAAGGTGAAGGCGGCCGCCTcggaaaagaagaagcaagaGTCACGCAAGGATAAGAAATAG